The Chryseobacterium nakagawai genome has a segment encoding these proteins:
- the ureE gene encoding urease accessory protein UreE, whose protein sequence is MIINQTIGNLTENPTEKNIDYLDLEWFETTKRIQRKRTRNGVDVAIKFLKEGQRLREADILFEDAEKVIAINVLETEAIVMVPGSLLEMGTVCYEIGNKHIPLFIQEDKVLLPFEMPMFRWLEASGFKPERQSVKLLNLLKSNVEPHGHGSLGSTIFTKILKMAAPKDE, encoded by the coding sequence ATGATAATTAATCAAACCATAGGCAATCTCACCGAAAATCCTACAGAAAAGAATATAGATTATCTGGATCTGGAATGGTTTGAAACCACGAAAAGAATCCAACGTAAAAGAACCAGAAATGGAGTAGATGTTGCCATCAAGTTTCTAAAAGAAGGTCAGCGTTTGCGTGAAGCAGATATTCTTTTTGAGGATGCAGAAAAAGTAATTGCGATCAATGTGCTGGAAACAGAGGCAATTGTAATGGTTCCTGGCTCTTTATTGGAAATGGGAACAGTATGTTATGAAATCGGAAATAAACATATTCCGCTTTTCATCCAGGAAGATAAAGTATTGCTCCCTTTTGAAATGCCAATGTTCAGGTGGCTTGAAGCAAGCGGTTTTAAACCGGAAAGACAATCTGTAAAACTGCTTAACCTTCTTAAATCGAATGTAGAACCTCATGGACACGGAAGTCTTGGTTCCACAATTTTTACCAAAATCTTAAAAATGGCTGCTCCAAAAGATGAATAA
- the ureC gene encoding urease subunit alpha, which produces MSLHVDRKQYANILGPTAGDKIRLGDTEIIIEIEKDFTHYGDEAVFGGGKTVRDGMGQNVTAKRDEGVLDLCITGAVIIDHWGIVKGDIGIKDGKIVGIGKAGNPDTMDGVSPNMIIGASTEVHGGKGYIVTAGGIDTHIHYICPQQIETSLYSGITTMIGGGTGPNDGTNATTVTPGKFNMQKMLEAAEEYPMNLGFFGKGNCSAEEPIEEQVEAGALGVKIHEDWGATPATIDAALKVADKYDVQVAIHTDTLNEGGFLEDTMRAINGRVIHTFHTEGAGGGHAPDIIKAAMYPNVLPASTNPTRPYTVNTIDEHLDMLMVCHHLSKNIPEDVAFADSRIRPETIAAEDILHDMGVFSIMSSDSQAMGRPGEVITRTWQTASKMKEQRGDLAEDQDSGNDNYRAKRYVAKYTINPAIAHGISEYVGSIEEGKLADLVIWKPALFGVKPEMIVKGGFVIAAKMGDPNASIPTPQPVIYRNMFGAHGKAKYGICANFVSQVSIDNGTIASYKLEKMILPVKNCRNIGKKDLIHNDKTPLIEVNPENYKVTVDGEYITCEPAEKLPLTQLYYLF; this is translated from the coding sequence ATGAGCTTACACGTAGACAGAAAGCAATACGCCAATATATTAGGTCCTACAGCAGGAGACAAAATCAGACTGGGAGACACTGAAATCATTATTGAAATCGAAAAAGATTTTACCCATTATGGAGATGAAGCCGTTTTCGGAGGTGGAAAAACCGTACGTGACGGGATGGGGCAGAATGTGACTGCAAAAAGAGACGAAGGGGTTTTGGACCTTTGTATCACAGGAGCAGTAATCATCGACCACTGGGGAATTGTAAAAGGTGATATCGGAATCAAAGACGGTAAAATCGTAGGGATCGGAAAAGCAGGTAACCCTGATACGATGGATGGTGTATCTCCTAATATGATTATAGGTGCTTCTACTGAAGTTCACGGTGGAAAAGGTTATATCGTAACTGCTGGAGGTATTGATACACACATTCACTACATCTGTCCTCAACAGATCGAAACATCTCTATACAGTGGAATCACCACTATGATTGGTGGAGGAACAGGTCCAAATGACGGAACAAACGCGACAACAGTGACTCCAGGAAAATTCAATATGCAGAAGATGCTTGAAGCAGCAGAAGAATATCCAATGAACTTAGGGTTCTTCGGAAAAGGAAACTGTTCAGCAGAAGAGCCTATCGAAGAGCAGGTGGAAGCGGGAGCTTTAGGAGTAAAAATCCATGAAGACTGGGGAGCAACCCCTGCAACGATTGATGCAGCATTAAAAGTAGCAGATAAATATGATGTTCAGGTAGCCATCCACACCGATACTTTAAATGAAGGAGGGTTCCTTGAAGATACCATGAGAGCGATCAATGGTAGAGTAATCCACACATTCCACACGGAAGGTGCAGGTGGAGGTCACGCACCGGATATCATCAAAGCAGCAATGTATCCCAACGTATTACCAGCTTCTACAAACCCTACACGTCCTTATACGGTAAATACAATCGATGAGCACTTAGATATGCTGATGGTATGTCACCACTTAAGCAAAAACATCCCTGAAGATGTGGCATTCGCAGATTCACGTATCCGTCCTGAAACGATTGCAGCAGAAGATATTCTTCACGATATGGGGGTTTTCAGTATCATGAGTTCTGACTCTCAGGCAATGGGTAGACCAGGGGAAGTGATCACAAGAACTTGGCAGACTGCAAGCAAAATGAAGGAGCAAAGAGGTGATCTAGCTGAAGATCAGGATAGCGGGAACGATAACTACCGTGCCAAAAGATATGTAGCTAAATATACCATCAATCCAGCAATTGCACATGGTATTTCAGAATATGTAGGATCTATTGAAGAAGGGAAATTAGCAGATTTAGTAATCTGGAAACCTGCATTATTCGGAGTGAAGCCTGAAATGATTGTCAAAGGAGGGTTTGTAATCGCCGCTAAAATGGGAGATCCGAATGCTTCTATTCCAACACCGCAGCCAGTGATCTACAGAAATATGTTTGGTGCCCACGGAAAGGCAAAATATGGTATTTGTGCCAATTTTGTTTCTCAGGTTTCTATTGATAACGGAACGATTGCTTCTTATAAATTAGAGAAAATGATTCTTCCGGTGAAAAACTGTAGGAATATTGGTAAAAAAGATCTTATTCATAACGATAAGACGCCTTTAATTGAAGTGAACCCTGAAAATTATAAAGTAACAGTAGACGGTGAATACATCACTTGTGAGCCTGCAGAGAAACTTCCTTTAACTCAATTGTATTATCTGTTCTAA
- the ureB gene encoding urease subunit beta, translating into MIPGEIFVKEGTIICNEGRETVKIKVTNTGDRPIQVGSHFHFFEVNKAMSFDREKAFGKRLNIVASTAVRFEPGEEKEVVLVEIGGTKKAMGFNNLVDGQVDSEDQKKASLAKIEELNFKNH; encoded by the coding sequence ATGATACCAGGAGAAATTTTTGTAAAAGAAGGTACAATTATCTGCAATGAAGGCAGAGAAACTGTCAAAATCAAAGTAACCAATACAGGAGATCGTCCTATTCAGGTAGGCTCACACTTCCACTTTTTTGAAGTAAACAAGGCGATGAGCTTTGACCGCGAAAAGGCTTTCGGAAAGAGATTGAATATTGTGGCAAGTACTGCAGTGCGTTTCGAACCGGGAGAAGAAAAAGAAGTGGTATTGGTAGAAATAGGAGGAACCAAAAAAGCAATGGGCTTCAATAACCTTGTTGACGGACAAGTAGATTCTGAAGATCAGAAAAAAGCAAGCCTTGCAAAAATTGAAGAGTTAAACTTTAAAAATCACTAA
- the ureA gene encoding urease subunit gamma produces the protein MHLTPRETEKLMLFLAGELALKRKARGLKLNYPESIALISHFLLEGARDGKKVAELMQEGANLLTKDDVMPGVADMIHDVQIEATFPDGTKLVTVHNPIR, from the coding sequence ATGCACTTAACACCGAGAGAAACGGAGAAGCTTATGCTATTTCTGGCAGGAGAGCTGGCTCTAAAAAGAAAGGCTAGAGGCCTTAAATTAAACTATCCAGAATCAATCGCATTAATCAGTCACTTTTTGCTTGAAGGAGCAAGAGACGGAAAAAAAGTAGCTGAACTGATGCAGGAAGGCGCTAATCTTTTAACTAAAGATGATGTGATGCCTGGCGTGGCAGATATGATCCACGATGTTCAGATTGAAGCTACATTCCCTGATGGAACAAAGCTGGTAACCGTACACAACCCAATCCGTTAA
- the pruA gene encoding L-glutamate gamma-semialdehyde dehydrogenase, whose translation MSKAISQVPLAVNEPVNSYEPGSPEVKSLINTYKKMWAEKVEIPMIINGKEVKTDNKVQLQSPQDHAHDFGFYYQGGMQHVDDAINAALAAKEAWNELGWEQRAAIFLKAADLLAGPYRDVINAATMIGQSKNVHQAEIDSACEFIDFLRFNVEFMTEMYAEQPVSDNGIWNRVEYRPLEGFCFAVTPFNFTAISGNLPTCMAMLGNVVVWKPSDKQVYSAKVIMDVLIEAGLPAGVINMIFTDGKETAEKVLAHRDFAGLHFTGSTKVFQGMWKMIGDNIHNYRTYPRIVGETGGKDFVIAHPSANVEAVATALVRGSFEYQGQKCSAASRAYVPKSLWADVKKVMEAQMATIKVGSPEDTSNFVNAVIDKNSFEKCKGYITRANESSEATVAIGGTCDDSKGWFVHPTVIETTNPQYESMVEEIFGPILSVFVYEDQDWKETLKLVDSSSPYSLTGSVFSQDRYAIAEAYKALENASGNFYINDKPTGAVVGQQPFGGGRASGTNDKAGSKMNLLRWTSVRSIKETFVSPKDYKYPYLG comes from the coding sequence ATGTCAAAAGCAATTTCGCAAGTACCATTAGCGGTAAATGAGCCGGTAAATTCTTATGAACCGGGATCTCCAGAAGTAAAAAGCCTTATCAACACTTACAAGAAAATGTGGGCTGAGAAGGTTGAAATTCCAATGATTATCAACGGAAAAGAAGTAAAAACTGATAATAAAGTACAACTTCAATCTCCTCAGGATCATGCTCACGACTTCGGATTTTATTACCAAGGTGGTATGCAGCATGTGGATGACGCTATCAACGCGGCATTGGCAGCTAAAGAAGCATGGAATGAGCTAGGTTGGGAACAACGTGCAGCAATTTTCTTAAAGGCAGCTGATCTTTTAGCAGGTCCTTATAGAGATGTAATTAATGCAGCTACGATGATCGGACAATCTAAAAATGTACACCAGGCTGAAATTGATTCTGCTTGTGAGTTCATCGATTTCTTAAGATTCAATGTTGAATTCATGACAGAAATGTATGCTGAACAGCCAGTTTCTGACAATGGAATTTGGAACCGTGTAGAATATAGACCATTAGAAGGATTCTGTTTTGCAGTCACTCCATTTAACTTTACAGCGATTTCCGGAAACCTTCCTACTTGTATGGCAATGTTAGGAAACGTTGTGGTTTGGAAACCTTCTGATAAGCAGGTTTATTCTGCTAAAGTAATCATGGATGTGTTAATTGAAGCGGGTCTTCCTGCCGGGGTAATCAACATGATCTTTACAGATGGTAAAGAAACTGCTGAGAAAGTATTGGCTCACAGAGATTTTGCAGGTCTTCATTTCACAGGTTCTACAAAGGTATTCCAGGGAATGTGGAAAATGATCGGTGACAATATCCACAACTACAGAACATATCCAAGAATCGTTGGAGAAACAGGTGGGAAAGACTTTGTAATTGCTCACCCTTCTGCTAACGTAGAAGCTGTAGCTACTGCTTTAGTAAGAGGTTCTTTCGAATACCAAGGACAGAAATGTTCTGCGGCTTCAAGAGCTTATGTACCTAAGTCACTTTGGGCTGATGTGAAAAAAGTAATGGAAGCTCAGATGGCTACTATTAAAGTTGGTTCTCCTGAAGACACTTCTAACTTCGTAAATGCTGTAATCGACAAAAATTCTTTCGAAAAATGTAAAGGATACATCACCAGAGCAAACGAATCTTCTGAAGCTACTGTAGCAATCGGTGGAACTTGTGATGATTCTAAAGGATGGTTCGTACACCCAACAGTAATTGAAACTACAAACCCTCAATACGAAAGTATGGTAGAAGAGATTTTCGGCCCAATCCTTTCTGTATTTGTATATGAAGATCAGGACTGGAAAGAAACTCTTAAATTAGTTGATTCTTCTTCTCCTTATTCATTAACAGGTTCTGTGTTTTCTCAAGACCGTTATGCAATTGCTGAGGCATATAAAGCTTTAGAAAATGCATCTGGTAACTTCTACATCAACGATAAGCCAACGGGTGCTGTAGTAGGTCAGCAACCTTTCGGTGGTGGTAGAGCTTCAGGAACTAATGATAAAGCAGGTTCTAAAATGAATCTTCTTAGATGGACATCTGTAAGAAGCATAAAAGAAACTTTTGTTTCTCCAAAAGACTACAAATATCCATACCTAGGATAA
- a CDS encoding cytochrome C551 produces the protein MKKLLLTAIGIGLFAVSCGTKESSMSTSNKDSANTRAASPIATDTMTTKMTNPDSMKMKKDSMATPPAK, from the coding sequence ATGAAAAAGTTATTGTTAACAGCTATCGGCATAGGATTATTTGCAGTGAGCTGTGGAACCAAGGAGTCATCTATGTCTACAAGTAACAAAGATTCAGCTAATACACGGGCTGCATCACCCATTGCTACAGACACAATGACTACAAAAATGACGAATCCGGACAGCATGAAGATGAAAAAGGATTCGATGGCAACACCTCCTGCCAAATAG
- a CDS encoding serine hydrolase, which produces MEKVLYIVSLLSFNLMLSQEPKENLKGLDEEINKILYNYKAAGLSVAIVKNDKMIYSKGFGYRDYENKLPVTPNTLFGIGSNTKSFTSALIGMLEDGKKISVQDKPSQYIPYLTFSTDRMNNLITIEDLLEHTSGLGSVDGTYIFFPSVKRIDLMHKLSFLKENGEPKDSWRYSNFGYIILGTIAEQLNNKSWDELMKEKIFIPLNMYNSNTSIDEMIKQKDFSYPYGMYQKNIEKVLFQKPDNDKPGAAINSSATEMANWIRLWLNYGTFENQVVLSKKYTKGAMSTKTVIDGAPPVTSDQKNFLLGYGYGWFTQILKGHYKVWHSGGVSGFSSAVLLFPAEKFGLVVLSNQHNSDIASTIGNMVAIRMLGLDNNKPYSYEMEVNDILKPEKNISSSVNENKKPTHDLEAYCGEYSNKEYGTFIISKEKDNLYITFPTFKFILVHQQYDLFSSKLTEEVPQQMNPDFDFNFKLDDKGNVNGVIMDIQGGTTFKKIK; this is translated from the coding sequence ATGGAAAAAGTATTGTACATCGTAAGTTTGTTGTCTTTCAACTTAATGCTAAGTCAGGAGCCGAAAGAAAATTTAAAAGGTCTTGATGAAGAAATTAATAAAATTCTATATAATTATAAAGCGGCAGGATTATCTGTTGCTATTGTGAAAAATGATAAAATGATTTACTCTAAAGGGTTTGGCTACAGAGACTATGAAAATAAACTCCCGGTAACTCCTAATACTCTTTTCGGTATCGGAAGCAATACCAAATCATTTACATCTGCCCTGATTGGGATGCTGGAAGATGGGAAAAAAATATCTGTTCAGGACAAACCTTCTCAATATATTCCATATCTCACATTTTCTACGGATAGAATGAATAATTTGATTACAATTGAAGATTTGCTGGAACATACAAGCGGATTGGGAAGTGTAGATGGGACTTATATATTTTTTCCTTCAGTAAAACGTATAGATTTAATGCATAAGCTTTCTTTTTTAAAAGAAAATGGGGAGCCTAAAGATAGCTGGAGATACAGTAATTTCGGATATATTATTTTAGGGACTATTGCAGAACAACTTAATAATAAAAGTTGGGATGAGCTGATGAAAGAAAAAATATTCATTCCTCTAAATATGTATAACAGCAATACATCGATCGATGAAATGATTAAACAAAAAGATTTCTCCTATCCCTACGGAATGTATCAAAAAAACATTGAAAAAGTATTATTTCAAAAACCTGATAATGATAAACCCGGAGCAGCAATCAATAGCTCTGCAACAGAGATGGCAAATTGGATAAGGCTTTGGCTCAATTACGGAACTTTTGAAAATCAGGTTGTGCTTTCAAAGAAATATACTAAGGGTGCTATGAGTACTAAAACTGTGATTGATGGAGCTCCGCCTGTAACTTCAGATCAGAAAAACTTTTTGCTGGGGTATGGATACGGTTGGTTTACCCAAATTTTAAAAGGACATTATAAAGTATGGCATTCTGGAGGGGTATCTGGCTTTAGTTCGGCGGTCTTATTATTCCCGGCAGAAAAATTTGGGCTGGTTGTATTAAGTAATCAACATAATTCAGATATTGCAAGTACGATTGGTAATATGGTCGCGATTCGGATGCTGGGGTTGGATAATAATAAACCTTATTCATATGAAATGGAAGTGAATGACATTCTAAAACCTGAAAAGAATATAAGTTCTTCTGTGAATGAAAATAAAAAGCCCACTCATGATCTAGAGGCATATTGCGGGGAATATTCAAATAAAGAATATGGAACTTTTATTATTTCAAAAGAGAAAGACAATCTGTATATCACTTTTCCGACATTTAAATTTATTTTAGTTCATCAGCAATATGATTTATTTTCATCAAAACTAACAGAAGAAGTACCACAACAAATGAATCCTGATTTTGATTTTAATTTCAAGCTGGATGATAAAGGAAATGTAAACGGGGTTATCATGGATATACAAGGAGGTACAACATTTAAAAAAATAAAGTAG
- a CDS encoding tetratricopeptide repeat protein: MSNNLLKLLFLLFTAISISAQKKNDFDQVCERTSSITAYKDLPKAIKTADSLYLVAHHPLEKVKSLMLSSDLYHHGGDIKKAICYSENAHSLIEQTNDTEWMARVCRLLARQYRQVGLYERSKKYIIKGLGASRQISGFQNSNEAEGLLNQEMAFYEMEAGNYANAIQYIEFSLKNFEKINSQNEDRTQAASYQLLGDVYFRLNDYAVSEGYYRKAEDLLKAGSCTLGLVYNGLGGIRIKQKNWKDAELYLKKAEKIADTSRSLKLKKVVYSNINDYYEGIGDNFKASLYAVKYVRAYDSIAARTQGVTAKTKDVIPKINKGNGQMNVAKNVAIIILFVSLVGLIIFFRTRQKRQFTKLRNIIRTQMNVGNSYKGPLLRQPLNSEFSNISVEEIEEKDSEAARKRNDSLMTSETETKLLELLDEFEKGDLYNNKGMSLSFLAGELNTNTKYLSYVINQHKTADFKTYINRLRINYIVDKLINDEKYRQYKISILADECGFSSHSKFAAVFKAVTDFSPSAYIKHLDIENQLDKDVHFREND; encoded by the coding sequence ATGTCTAATAATCTATTGAAACTTTTGTTCTTGCTGTTTACAGCAATCTCTATATCTGCCCAGAAAAAAAACGACTTCGATCAGGTGTGCGAAAGGACTTCCTCTATCACAGCCTATAAAGATCTACCCAAGGCAATCAAAACGGCTGATTCCCTTTATTTGGTGGCTCATCACCCGTTAGAAAAAGTAAAAAGTCTCATGCTGTCTTCAGATCTTTACCACCATGGGGGAGATATTAAAAAAGCAATATGTTATAGTGAAAATGCCCATTCTTTAATTGAGCAGACTAACGATACAGAATGGATGGCCCGGGTATGCAGATTACTAGCGAGACAATATAGACAGGTAGGGTTATACGAAAGATCTAAAAAATATATTATTAAAGGACTTGGGGCATCCAGGCAAATTTCAGGTTTTCAAAATAGTAACGAAGCCGAGGGACTGTTGAACCAGGAGATGGCCTTCTATGAAATGGAAGCGGGTAACTATGCAAATGCAATACAATACATCGAATTTTCTCTGAAAAACTTTGAAAAAATAAACAGCCAAAATGAAGACAGAACTCAGGCTGCTTCTTATCAACTGTTGGGAGATGTTTACTTTAGGCTTAATGATTATGCTGTTTCCGAAGGTTATTATAGGAAAGCTGAAGACTTACTTAAAGCAGGAAGCTGCACCCTGGGACTGGTTTATAACGGATTGGGAGGAATTCGGATAAAACAAAAGAACTGGAAAGATGCAGAATTATATCTGAAAAAGGCCGAGAAAATTGCTGATACGTCCCGAAGTCTAAAGCTTAAAAAAGTTGTTTATTCCAATATCAATGATTATTATGAAGGAATAGGAGATAATTTTAAAGCCTCTCTATATGCGGTTAAGTATGTGAGAGCCTATGACAGTATTGCAGCCCGTACTCAAGGGGTTACTGCAAAAACTAAAGATGTAATACCCAAAATTAATAAAGGAAACGGACAGATGAATGTCGCTAAAAATGTCGCCATTATTATATTATTTGTTTCTTTGGTAGGTTTAATTATCTTTTTTAGAACAAGACAGAAAAGACAGTTTACAAAGTTGAGAAATATTATAAGGACTCAAATGAATGTAGGCAACAGTTACAAGGGACCTTTATTAAGACAACCTTTAAATTCTGAATTTTCAAATATATCTGTAGAAGAAATAGAAGAGAAGGACTCTGAAGCAGCTCGAAAGAGAAATGATTCTTTAATGACTTCCGAAACTGAAACGAAACTGCTTGAGCTTCTTGATGAATTTGAGAAAGGTGACCTTTATAACAATAAAGGAATGTCACTTTCATTTTTAGCAGGAGAATTGAATACGAATACCAAATATCTATCTTATGTAATTAATCAGCACAAGACTGCAGACTTTAAAACCTATATCAACAGGCTAAGAATCAATTACATTGTAGATAAACTTATCAATGATGAAAAGTACAGGCAATATAAAATAAGCATTCTTGCAGATGAGTGTGGCTTTTCTTCACACAGTAAATTTGCTGCTGTATTCAAAGCTGTTACAGATTTCTCACCTTCAGCTTATATTAAACATCTTGATATTGAAAACCAGTTAGATAAAGATGTCCATTTTCGCGAAAACGATTAA
- a CDS encoding thioredoxin family protein, with product MKKIAILSTLFIAAFAWAQGIKFEDSNFTSILAKAKKENKLIFVDAYASWCGPCKLMVKNIFPLKNVGDYYNSHFINAKIDMEKGEGIELAKKYNVKAFPTYLFIDGNGEAVHRTLGYVEEKDFIQFAMDAGDPNKRLTALKQQFEKGEKEPGFLKNLAELTVYNDGEFAEKVLNRYFQVKPIMDEEDAQLLISGIQTTESPLYKIFQDKKEEMVKLFPDDRYERFNQNFQMSTITKKAYNPDTKTWDDQYFITEVQKFVSKENAEKLLKKLKASRALKNKDIALFEKLTLEVYQDYSKANGTELNSAAWNFFENVSNKTSLEKAIAWGQESIKKGQSYANTDTLANLYNKIGDKKNAKMWAEKSIELAKSEGQDSSDTEKLLKSL from the coding sequence ATGAAAAAAATAGCAATACTTTCTACTCTATTTATAGCTGCATTTGCATGGGCACAAGGAATCAAATTTGAAGATAGCAACTTTACCTCTATCCTAGCCAAAGCTAAAAAAGAAAACAAATTAATCTTTGTAGATGCTTACGCATCATGGTGCGGGCCATGTAAACTGATGGTAAAAAACATTTTCCCTTTGAAAAATGTGGGGGATTATTACAATTCTCATTTTATCAATGCTAAAATTGATATGGAAAAAGGGGAAGGAATAGAACTGGCAAAGAAATACAACGTAAAGGCATTCCCAACCTATTTATTTATTGACGGAAATGGTGAAGCTGTACACAGAACATTAGGATATGTAGAAGAAAAAGACTTCATCCAATTTGCTATGGATGCTGGTGACCCCAATAAAAGACTTACTGCTTTAAAACAACAATTTGAAAAAGGAGAAAAAGAGCCAGGATTTTTAAAAAACCTTGCAGAGCTTACCGTTTATAATGACGGAGAGTTTGCTGAAAAGGTATTGAACCGTTATTTTCAGGTGAAACCTATAATGGATGAAGAAGATGCCCAGCTACTTATTTCGGGAATACAAACAACGGAAAGCCCTTTATACAAAATTTTTCAGGATAAAAAAGAAGAAATGGTGAAACTTTTCCCTGATGACAGGTATGAAAGATTTAACCAAAACTTTCAAATGAGTACCATCACTAAAAAGGCTTATAATCCTGATACTAAAACTTGGGATGACCAATACTTTATCACAGAAGTTCAGAAATTCGTAAGCAAAGAAAATGCAGAGAAGTTATTAAAAAAACTAAAAGCCAGCAGAGCTTTAAAAAACAAAGATATTGCCCTTTTTGAGAAGTTGACTTTAGAGGTATATCAGGATTATTCTAAAGCAAACGGTACAGAATTAAATTCTGCAGCCTGGAATTTCTTTGAAAATGTAAGTAATAAAACATCTTTGGAAAAAGCTATTGCATGGGGCCAGGAATCTATAAAAAAAGGACAGAGTTATGCCAACACAGACACATTGGCTAATCTTTATAATAAGATTGGTGATAAAAAAAATGCAAAGATGTGGGCTGAAAAATCCATTGAATTAGCAAAAAGTGAAGGACAGGATTCTTCTGATACTGAGAAATTATTGAAAAGCCTTTAA
- a CDS encoding 3-oxoacyl-ACP synthase III family protein produces the protein MIKSTIKGVGFYVPDNVVTNDDLAKLMTTNDEWITERTGIKERRHRKNRNDSQETAAYLGFKASEKAIEKAGLTAKDIDYIVFATLSPDYYFPGCGVLLQDMLGCDTIGALDVRNQCSGFVYSMSVANAFIKSGTYKNILVVGAEVHSFGLDFSDEGRGVSVIFGDGAGAVVLSATEDENAGDILAVNMHSEGKYADELCTQFPGSKFGWSDRMRKEPENVTDKEVYPIMNGNFVFKHAVTRFPETMMEALNKAGKTIEDLDMFIPHQANLRIAQFVQQKFGLPDDKVFNNIQKYGNTTAASIPIALSEAIEQGKIKRGDLVLLSAFGSGFTWGSVLFEY, from the coding sequence ATGATTAAAAGTACAATAAAAGGTGTGGGATTTTATGTTCCAGATAACGTTGTTACAAATGATGATCTAGCCAAATTAATGACTACCAATGATGAATGGATTACGGAGAGAACAGGCATCAAGGAACGAAGACACAGAAAAAACAGAAATGATTCTCAGGAAACCGCTGCTTATCTGGGCTTCAAAGCATCAGAAAAAGCCATTGAAAAAGCAGGTTTAACAGCTAAAGATATTGACTATATTGTTTTTGCAACCCTTTCACCGGATTATTATTTTCCAGGATGTGGAGTTTTACTTCAGGATATGCTGGGATGTGATACCATCGGAGCATTAGATGTAAGAAACCAGTGCTCAGGGTTTGTATATTCTATGAGCGTTGCCAATGCTTTTATTAAGTCAGGTACCTATAAAAATATTCTTGTTGTAGGGGCAGAAGTTCATTCCTTCGGATTAGATTTTTCTGATGAAGGAAGAGGCGTTTCTGTTATTTTTGGAGACGGGGCAGGAGCTGTTGTGCTTTCGGCAACTGAAGATGAAAATGCAGGAGATATTTTAGCGGTAAATATGCATTCTGAAGGTAAATATGCAGATGAATTATGTACGCAGTTTCCAGGTTCTAAGTTCGGATGGAGTGACAGGATGAGAAAAGAACCGGAAAATGTAACAGATAAGGAAGTATATCCTATCATGAATGGAAACTTTGTCTTCAAACATGCGGTAACAAGATTCCCAGAAACCATGATGGAGGCTTTGAACAAAGCGGGAAAAACAATTGAAGATCTTGATATGTTTATTCCTCACCAGGCTAATCTTAGAATTGCTCAGTTTGTTCAGCAAAAGTTTGGATTACCCGATGATAAAGTATTCAACAACATTCAGAAATACGGAAATACAACTGCGGCTTCTATTCCAATCGCATTGAGTGAAGCCATTGAACAGGGAAAAATCAAAAGAGGAGATTTGGTACTTCTTTCAGCTTTCGGTAGCGGGTTTACCTGGGGAAGTGTTCTTTTTGAATATTAG